GCTCTCCTTGAGATTCACAATATCAAACAATATCCTGCATTAATTAACAAAATCCATCTAGGTATTTGTCCCTTAAAAAAGAGGGATAAATTTGAACTAGTTATCGAAAAAGCTACAGAATTGGGAGTCTCTGAAATCAGTATCATTCAATCCGAATTTTCAGAGAGATCCAAAATCAATACTGAACGATTAGAAAAAATCATTATCAGTGCTGCAAAGCAATCAATAAATCCATATTCTCCCATACTAAATCCTGTTATCAAGTATGCAGACTTCATTAATAGCAAGGCCTCTTCAACTGAACAAAAATTGATTGCATGGTGTGGAACAACGAAACAAAGTCACATTGCCAAGCTCTATAAGCCCAAAGAAGATTGTATCCTACTAATCGGTCCTGAAGGCGATTTTTCAGCATCTGAAATAGAACTTGCCACTGGCAGGAA
The Bacteroidota bacterium DNA segment above includes these coding regions:
- a CDS encoding 16S rRNA (uracil(1498)-N(3))-methyltransferase, which codes for MNERLYFDKTLNSDSKSILLNEEESHHLLKVIRAKAGDEISLMNGKGIIADASITEASKKQALLEIHNIKQYPALINKIHLGICPLKKRDKFELVIEKATELGVSEISIIQSEFSERSKINTERLEKIIISAAKQSINPYSPILNPVIKYADFINSKASSTEQKLIAWCGTTKQSHIAKLYKPKEDCILLIGPEGDFSASEIELATGRNFVPVNLGSLRYRSETAALFAIAALQTLKEITS